In Vagococcus luciliae, one genomic interval encodes:
- a CDS encoding MmgE/PrpD family protein: MTLTKIERIANYATRAKFEDLSDESKKQIPVHILDSLGCQIAALGAGPVNACHDQVREFSPSGIAPLIAGGTSSPVFAAFWHTALVRYVDAMDNILAPKETAHTADNFGGILTAASIANSSGKDLMLGVAIGWTIQTLLVEKANFMTRGFDHTAQLAFSVTAASGKLLGLDSETIANAIAMAASSDASFAGIRSKPLSEWKGLASAQSTLGAFNALYLAKRGVEGPLAIVEEPQGIEHLLGQPIDIDWEHENYEGVPQSTIKKFVAMIHTQSAIECILELLAKTPIKSESIKLIEADVPQITYDFSGGGLYGNADAAITTKEQADHSLPYLLAVAVLDGQVMQPQFEESRIIKSDVQTLLQKVIVKPDADFTKRYPKDFCARITITQLDGTVTTHEVSNYPGMPCRPFTWEDSVDKFDRLTKGYIDPVLAEKLKEVVKDIENRSTKDLFDILTEIKYPTTNK; the protein is encoded by the coding sequence ATGACATTAACTAAAATTGAACGTATTGCCAATTATGCGACTCGTGCTAAATTCGAGGATTTATCTGATGAATCAAAAAAACAAATTCCTGTACATATTTTGGATTCTTTAGGCTGCCAGATTGCAGCTTTAGGAGCTGGTCCGGTCAATGCTTGCCATGATCAAGTAAGAGAATTTTCACCAAGTGGTATTGCACCACTTATTGCAGGAGGAACATCAAGCCCGGTTTTCGCAGCATTTTGGCATACTGCTCTTGTCCGTTACGTTGATGCAATGGATAATATTCTTGCCCCAAAAGAAACCGCGCATACGGCAGATAATTTTGGTGGAATTTTAACGGCAGCTTCCATTGCAAATTCAAGTGGAAAAGATTTAATGTTAGGAGTCGCGATTGGTTGGACAATTCAAACACTATTAGTTGAAAAAGCTAATTTTATGACAAGAGGGTTTGATCATACTGCACAACTTGCTTTTTCAGTTACGGCAGCTTCAGGTAAATTGTTAGGCTTAGATAGTGAAACAATTGCTAATGCGATTGCTATGGCAGCATCAAGTGATGCATCTTTTGCTGGTATTCGTTCTAAACCATTATCAGAATGGAAAGGTCTTGCATCAGCTCAATCAACACTAGGTGCTTTTAATGCATTGTATTTAGCTAAAAGAGGGGTAGAAGGTCCTTTAGCTATTGTAGAAGAGCCTCAAGGGATTGAACATTTACTAGGACAACCAATTGATATTGATTGGGAACATGAAAACTATGAAGGCGTTCCACAATCAACTATTAAAAAATTTGTTGCAATGATTCATACACAATCAGCTATAGAATGTATATTAGAATTATTAGCCAAAACGCCTATTAAATCTGAAAGTATCAAATTAATTGAAGCAGATGTACCACAAATTACCTATGATTTTTCTGGTGGTGGATTATATGGTAATGCGGATGCAGCCATCACAACAAAAGAACAAGCTGATCATTCCCTGCCATACTTGTTAGCTGTTGCTGTGCTAGATGGACAAGTGATGCAACCACAGTTTGAAGAATCACGTATTATAAAATCTGATGTTCAAACACTTCTTCAAAAAGTCATTGTGAAACCTGATGCTGATTTCACAAAACGTTATCCAAAAGATTTTTGTGCACGTATTACCATCACACAATTGGATGGCACTGTTACAACTCATGAGGTAAGCAATTACCCAGGTATGCCTTGTCGACCATTTACTTGGGAAGACTCAGTCGATAAATTTGATCGTTTAACAAAAGGATATATTGATCCAGTATTGGCTGAAAAATTAAAAGAAGTCGTAAAAGATATTGAAAACAGATCGACAAAAGACTTGTTTGATATCTTAACTGAAATTAAGTACCCAACAACAAATAAATAG